A single Micromonospora sp. CCTCC AA 2012012 DNA region contains:
- a CDS encoding LamG domain-containing protein — protein MRWWVGGLAAVMVVAAGAATAPVETAPAAAAAPAPAQADSLTEAQAVAAAKRLGSPVEVTSLRAESSRVIAEPHGGLVLESYPVPRWTKSRDGSGWRKIDTRLEKRADGSVAPIATLADVSFSAGGPASAVRLPVDGGQVSMSWPGSLPAPRIDGDTAVYDSVLPEVDLRLRALADGFTWALVVKSAEAAANPALDELRFGLATTGSLTKRPRTGGGFEVVDGSGTPVVSAGSALMWDSSGLTSAAQAAKSRGVSAFAAQEKREAVRSAPDRARKAELATAVQGTDLVVRPDPALLRGKDTTYPVVIDPWTTINKIRWGYANSTNATRDDGIVRVGNNPDGSGAYRSYFSFGLTSLSGKTIRTAKFLTEMTHSWSCTSSPVNLWRTADLTTTGKQSWGGPSIQQWLEERSGHAHKPSGGAGCSDDPQPDLPMEFSGTNLKNDIIANRGQTIYTLALMTRQSDGTSESTDSWWKKFDAAQTKLSIEYNTNPTTPTAAQLSTHAGYTAPAQACVTGASRPMVRADYPWLKATLTDVDGSNGGSLSGTFTLQKLVNSVWTTVSGWPKVDSGVAPGAKAEVQLTTKTLNGDTYRWQVQTKDTLGGASGLSPWCEFYVDYSAPAFSPKVTPADGLYLESPPLGTNQDVHGSVGYSGKFTLSANGATDVYSYVYQMAGGPEMTVNAAGLGGSATVWVTPNSIGENVLTVKSRDQAGNTSAPYDYVFLVDNYSGPKSHWALDEGTGTTFTNKVSGGASATLANGGVWVDSRVIGTHKSRGKDWAVKFDGTDDRASTSGPVIDTSRSFSFAAWVRADDTPRGVVVSQPGVNKSPFELQYVSTSGRWCFNSYASDTVNGAVTTSPACATSAVQIGVWTHLAGVYDAGASRQLSLYVNGVLAGTGALSAPAWSSTGPMMIGGAKNGSFTGHFNGAISEVRVWDRVIDPDVDLEPLVEPVLVGGWDMEDYDYEDPRQEGDISGYQRPLNLTAYPTVDWSDQAGFDSSGLHFDGVAGSTETSTPVLRTDQSYTVSAWVRWTGGGGARTVIAQDGTEISGFYLGCRTDATGSKWSAMNRTVDSATSGARYANGGTCQANTWVHLTAVQDVGAQTLSLYINGALSARTTAATPWRANGGLTVGRGKWRTPADWFDGDIDRVRVWQGAMTDAEIAAVYAGA, from the coding sequence TTGAGATGGTGGGTCGGCGGTCTGGCCGCCGTGATGGTGGTCGCCGCCGGCGCGGCGACCGCTCCGGTCGAGACAGCGCCGGCCGCGGCGGCCGCACCGGCTCCGGCGCAGGCAGACAGCCTCACCGAGGCCCAGGCGGTCGCCGCGGCGAAGCGGCTCGGCTCGCCGGTCGAGGTGACGAGCCTGCGGGCCGAGAGCTCGCGGGTCATCGCTGAGCCGCACGGCGGGCTGGTCCTGGAGTCCTACCCGGTGCCGAGGTGGACGAAGAGCCGCGACGGCAGTGGCTGGCGGAAGATCGACACCCGGCTGGAGAAGCGCGCGGACGGCAGCGTCGCGCCGATCGCCACCCTGGCCGACGTGTCCTTCTCCGCCGGTGGGCCGGCGTCCGCGGTCCGCCTGCCGGTCGACGGCGGCCAGGTGTCGATGTCCTGGCCGGGGTCCCTGCCGGCGCCGCGGATCGACGGTGACACCGCGGTCTACGACTCGGTGCTGCCGGAGGTGGACCTGCGGTTGCGGGCGCTGGCCGACGGCTTCACCTGGGCGCTGGTGGTGAAGTCCGCCGAGGCGGCGGCGAACCCGGCGCTCGACGAGCTGCGCTTCGGCCTGGCGACCACCGGCTCCCTGACGAAGCGGCCGCGCACCGGTGGCGGGTTCGAGGTGGTGGACGGCTCCGGTACGCCGGTGGTCTCCGCCGGCAGTGCGCTGATGTGGGACTCGTCCGGACTGACCTCGGCGGCCCAGGCGGCGAAGAGCCGGGGCGTGTCGGCGTTCGCGGCGCAGGAGAAGCGGGAGGCGGTGCGGTCCGCGCCGGACCGTGCGCGCAAGGCGGAGCTGGCGACCGCGGTGCAGGGCACGGATCTCGTGGTACGCCCGGACCCGGCGCTGCTGCGCGGCAAGGACACCACGTACCCGGTGGTGATCGACCCGTGGACCACCATCAACAAGATCCGGTGGGGCTACGCCAACTCCACCAACGCCACCCGGGACGACGGCATCGTCCGGGTGGGCAACAACCCGGACGGCTCGGGGGCCTACCGGTCGTACTTCTCCTTCGGCCTGACGAGCCTCTCCGGCAAGACGATCCGGACCGCGAAGTTCCTCACCGAGATGACCCACTCGTGGTCGTGCACCTCGTCGCCGGTGAACCTGTGGCGTACGGCGGACCTCACCACCACCGGCAAGCAGAGCTGGGGCGGGCCGAGCATCCAGCAGTGGCTGGAGGAGCGCTCCGGGCACGCCCACAAGCCGTCGGGTGGCGCGGGTTGCAGCGACGACCCGCAGCCGGACCTGCCGATGGAGTTCTCCGGCACCAACCTGAAGAACGACATCATCGCCAACCGCGGCCAGACCATCTACACCCTCGCCCTGATGACCCGGCAGTCCGACGGCACGTCCGAGTCGACGGACTCGTGGTGGAAGAAGTTCGACGCGGCGCAGACGAAGTTGTCGATCGAGTACAACACCAACCCGACCACGCCGACGGCCGCCCAGCTCTCCACGCACGCCGGCTACACCGCGCCCGCGCAGGCGTGTGTCACGGGTGCGTCCCGGCCGATGGTACGGGCGGACTACCCGTGGCTGAAGGCGACGCTGACCGACGTGGACGGCAGCAACGGCGGCTCGCTCTCCGGCACGTTCACCCTGCAGAAGTTGGTGAACTCGGTGTGGACGACGGTGTCCGGCTGGCCGAAGGTCGACTCCGGCGTGGCGCCGGGCGCCAAGGCCGAGGTGCAGCTGACCACGAAGACGCTCAACGGCGACACCTACCGGTGGCAGGTGCAGACGAAGGACACCCTGGGCGGCGCGTCCGGGCTGTCCCCGTGGTGCGAGTTCTATGTGGACTACTCGGCCCCCGCGTTCAGCCCCAAGGTGACCCCGGCCGACGGGCTCTACCTGGAGTCGCCGCCGCTGGGCACCAACCAGGACGTGCACGGTTCGGTCGGCTACTCCGGGAAGTTCACCCTCTCCGCCAACGGAGCCACCGACGTCTACTCCTACGTCTACCAGATGGCCGGCGGACCGGAGATGACCGTCAACGCGGCCGGTCTGGGTGGTTCGGCGACGGTCTGGGTCACCCCGAACTCGATCGGCGAGAACGTCCTGACGGTGAAGAGCCGCGACCAGGCGGGTAACACCTCCGCCCCCTACGACTACGTCTTCCTCGTCGACAACTACTCGGGCCCGAAGTCGCACTGGGCCCTCGACGAGGGCACCGGCACCACCTTCACGAACAAGGTCAGCGGTGGCGCGTCGGCCACCCTCGCCAACGGCGGGGTCTGGGTGGACTCCCGGGTGATCGGGACCCACAAGTCCCGGGGCAAGGACTGGGCGGTCAAGTTCGACGGCACCGATGACCGGGCCAGCACCTCCGGTCCGGTCATCGACACCTCCCGTAGCTTCTCCTTCGCCGCCTGGGTACGGGCCGACGACACCCCCCGCGGCGTCGTGGTGTCCCAGCCGGGCGTCAACAAGAGCCCCTTCGAGCTGCAGTACGTGTCGACGTCGGGGCGCTGGTGCTTCAACAGCTACGCCTCCGACACCGTCAACGGCGCCGTCACGACGTCGCCCGCCTGCGCGACCTCGGCAGTCCAGATCGGCGTCTGGACCCACCTCGCCGGGGTGTACGACGCCGGCGCGAGCCGCCAGCTCAGCCTCTATGTGAACGGGGTCCTCGCGGGCACCGGGGCGCTCTCCGCGCCGGCGTGGTCCTCGACCGGCCCCATGATGATCGGTGGCGCCAAGAACGGCTCCTTCACCGGCCACTTCAACGGCGCGATCAGCGAGGTCCGGGTCTGGGACCGCGTCATCGACCCGGACGTGGACCTGGAACCCCTGGTCGAGCCGGTCCTCGTCGGGGGCTGGGACATGGAGGACTACGACTACGAGGACCCGCGCCAGGAGGGTGACATCTCCGGCTACCAGCGTCCGCTGAACCTGACCGCCTACCCGACCGTCGACTGGTCCGACCAGGCGGGCTTCGACTCGTCCGGACTGCACTTCGACGGGGTCGCCGGCTCCACCGAGACCAGCACCCCGGTGCTGCGCACCGACCAGTCGTACACGGTCTCCGCCTGGGTGCGCTGGACGGGTGGCGGCGGCGCCCGGACGGTCATCGCCCAGGACGGCACCGAGATCTCCGGCTTCTATCTGGGCTGCCGCACCGACGCCACCGGTAGCAAGTGGTCGGCGATGAACCGGACGGTCGACTCCGCGACGAGCGGGGCGCGGTACGCCAACGGCGGCACCTGCCAGGCGAACACCTGGGTGCACCTCACCGCCGTGCAGGACGTGGGCGCGCAGACGCTCAGCCTCTACATCAACGGGGCGCTCTCCGCGCGGACCACCGCCGCGACCCCGTGGCGGGCGAACGGCGGCCTCACGGTGGGCCGGGGCAAGTGGCGCACCCCGGCGGACTGGTTCGACGGTGACATCGACCGGGTGCGGGTCTGGCAGGGCGCGATGACCGACGCCGAGATCGCGGCGGTCTACGCCGGGGCCTGA
- a CDS encoding LamG domain-containing protein: protein MTRPWTTSTARWRGLTTALAVTAMAVTSVTSVPEAAGARTPVAPTTGAVAPGLSETEAITAARRSGRPVEVSRLRSEASRVVATPQGSLVLESYATPRWTRTRDDSGWRDIDTSLVKNADGSVTPVATLADVSFSAGGSGAAVRLPVGGGQVSLSWPGVLPVPRVEGDTAVYESVLPEVDLRLRALTDGFTWVLVVRSARAAANPALGELRFKLETSGLSKRARAGGGFEVVDGSGRAVLSAGSALMWDSSGVTSPAATTGSRAEAALAGSEKREVLRSAPDLARKAELSTGVQGSDLVLRPDLSLLRGARTTYPVLIDPWTTINKLRWGYAGSLNATRDDGVARVGADPSGGGTFRSFFAFNLTTLAGKTIRSAKFLTEMTHSWDCNNTPVNLYRTADLVTNGKQTWDGPNLELWLEERSGHAHKPSGGAGCTNDPQPDMPMEFSSTNLKDDVTAHRGDGNFTLALSTRQSDGTSETTSNWWKKFDPAATKLSIEFNTNPNTPTAAQLATHAGYDAPAQACVTGTSRPLVRYDYPWFKAVLTDPDGTNGGSLSAVFSLQKLVSGAWTPMTGWPKTKSGIAPGAKAEVQLTTRVASGDVYRWQVQTKDGLGGASLLSPWCEFYSDSTPPAFTPKVAAADGLYLESPPLGTNTDTRGGAGYSGKFTFSANGATDVYDYVYKLANGPEMVAKAPALGGSVTVWVTPGIGDNVLTVRSRDQAGNSSAPYDYIFAVKEYSAPKAVWKMDEGTGSTLATTPAGGPSITLNNATWSEGWVHGTPKNQAPDRAVTFNALNKSWGATSTAPPIDSSRSFSVAAWARVRVKDTFGSVVAVDGANNGAWQLQRDKGGNWYFHTFSADSPTHVRTSVGSSQLAAADSWQHITGVYDAGLKEIRLYVNGVLAGRQPLNSLWSSTGIMQIGRVKYNGVLSNYFDGEIDDVRLWDRVVDPDMDLAPIVQPVLVGQWDMEDVDEDAPRQQGDLSPFQRPVTLTDAPSATFCRNEGAGLSTGLCLDGVSGTAMTDGQVLRTEGSWTVAAWVKPTAFNGYQTVLSQCGVWRCAFYLQRQNNAPASWAIVLPDNDMPDPYTNYNFVKWSGTPVLNEWVHLAATYDSAKRELKLYVNGVLAGTKTGLPPTWESTGPLRIGSADLGNYVTGSIDMVRVWQGVLTDAEIVGIAGEV, encoded by the coding sequence GTGACAAGACCCTGGACCACGTCCACCGCCCGATGGCGTGGACTCACCACCGCGTTGGCGGTGACGGCGATGGCCGTGACGAGTGTGACCTCGGTGCCGGAGGCGGCAGGCGCACGGACGCCCGTCGCCCCCACGACCGGTGCGGTTGCTCCGGGACTCTCCGAGACCGAGGCGATCACCGCGGCGCGGCGGTCGGGCCGTCCGGTGGAGGTGTCCCGGCTGCGGTCGGAGGCGTCGCGGGTGGTCGCCACCCCGCAGGGCTCCCTGGTGCTGGAGTCGTACGCGACGCCGCGCTGGACGAGGACGCGGGACGACAGCGGCTGGCGGGACATCGACACCTCGCTGGTGAAGAACGCGGACGGCTCCGTGACGCCGGTGGCGACGTTGGCGGATGTGTCGTTCTCGGCGGGTGGGTCGGGTGCGGCGGTGCGGTTGCCGGTCGGTGGTGGTCAGGTGTCGCTGTCGTGGCCGGGTGTGTTGCCGGTGCCGCGGGTGGAGGGTGACACGGCGGTCTATGAGTCGGTGCTGCCGGAGGTGGATCTGCGGTTGCGGGCGTTGACTGACGGGTTCACCTGGGTGTTGGTGGTGAGGTCCGCTCGGGCGGCGGCGAACCCGGCGTTGGGTGAGTTGCGGTTCAAGCTGGAGACGTCCGGGTTGTCGAAGCGGGCCCGTGCCGGTGGCGGGTTCGAGGTGGTGGACGGTTCGGGTCGGGCGGTGCTCTCCGCGGGCAGCGCCCTGATGTGGGACTCGTCGGGTGTGACCTCGCCGGCGGCGACGACCGGGAGCCGAGCGGAGGCGGCTCTCGCCGGGAGCGAGAAGCGCGAGGTGCTGCGCTCGGCTCCGGATCTGGCGCGGAAGGCGGAGCTGTCGACGGGGGTCCAGGGCAGCGACCTGGTGCTGCGCCCTGACCTGTCACTGCTGCGTGGGGCGAGGACCACGTACCCGGTGTTGATCGACCCGTGGACGACGATCAACAAGCTCCGGTGGGGTTACGCGGGATCGCTGAACGCCACCCGCGACGACGGGGTCGCCCGCGTCGGGGCGGACCCGAGCGGTGGCGGCACCTTCCGGTCGTTCTTCGCGTTCAACCTGACGACCCTGGCGGGCAAGACGATCCGGTCGGCGAAGTTCCTCACCGAGATGACCCACTCGTGGGACTGCAACAACACCCCGGTCAACCTCTACCGGACCGCCGACCTGGTCACCAACGGCAAGCAGACGTGGGACGGCCCGAACCTGGAACTGTGGCTGGAGGAACGCTCGGGGCACGCGCACAAGCCCTCGGGTGGGGCGGGCTGCACCAACGACCCGCAGCCGGACATGCCGATGGAGTTCTCCAGCACCAACCTGAAGGACGACGTCACCGCGCACCGGGGCGACGGCAACTTCACCCTCGCGCTGTCGACCCGGCAGTCCGACGGCACGTCCGAGACGACGTCGAACTGGTGGAAGAAGTTCGACCCGGCGGCCACGAAGCTGTCGATCGAGTTCAACACCAATCCGAACACCCCCACCGCCGCGCAGTTGGCCACCCACGCCGGCTACGACGCGCCGGCACAGGCCTGTGTCACGGGCACGTCTCGGCCGTTGGTGCGGTACGACTACCCGTGGTTCAAAGCCGTCCTGACCGACCCCGACGGCACCAACGGCGGCAGCCTCTCCGCCGTCTTCAGCCTGCAGAAGCTGGTCAGCGGGGCGTGGACTCCGATGACCGGCTGGCCGAAGACCAAGTCGGGCATCGCTCCCGGTGCCAAGGCCGAGGTGCAGTTGACCACCAGGGTGGCCAGCGGCGACGTCTACCGCTGGCAGGTGCAGACCAAGGACGGCCTCGGAGGCGCCTCCCTGCTCTCCCCGTGGTGCGAGTTCTATTCCGACTCGACCCCGCCGGCGTTCACCCCGAAGGTGGCGGCGGCGGACGGGCTCTACCTGGAGTCCCCGCCACTGGGCACGAACACCGACACGCGTGGCGGAGCGGGTTACTCCGGCAAGTTCACCTTCTCCGCCAACGGGGCGACGGACGTGTACGACTACGTCTACAAGCTCGCCAACGGTCCCGAGATGGTGGCGAAGGCACCCGCGCTCGGCGGGTCCGTGACCGTCTGGGTCACCCCCGGCATCGGCGACAACGTCCTGACCGTGCGCAGCCGCGACCAGGCCGGCAACTCCTCCGCCCCGTACGACTACATCTTCGCCGTCAAGGAGTACTCGGCACCGAAGGCGGTGTGGAAGATGGACGAGGGCACCGGCAGCACCCTCGCCACCACCCCGGCCGGCGGACCGAGCATCACGCTCAACAACGCCACCTGGTCCGAGGGCTGGGTCCACGGCACCCCCAAGAACCAGGCGCCGGACCGCGCCGTCACGTTCAACGCCCTGAACAAGAGCTGGGGCGCGACGTCCACCGCCCCGCCGATCGACTCCTCCCGCAGCTTCAGCGTGGCGGCGTGGGCCCGGGTCCGGGTCAAGGACACCTTCGGCTCCGTGGTCGCGGTCGACGGCGCCAACAACGGAGCCTGGCAGTTGCAGCGGGACAAGGGCGGGAACTGGTACTTCCACACCTTCTCCGCCGACAGCCCCACCCACGTCCGCACCTCCGTCGGCTCCAGCCAGTTGGCGGCGGCCGACAGCTGGCAGCACATCACCGGCGTGTACGACGCGGGGCTGAAGGAGATCCGGCTCTACGTCAACGGCGTCCTGGCCGGCAGGCAGCCACTGAACTCGCTCTGGTCGTCGACGGGCATCATGCAGATCGGCCGGGTCAAGTACAACGGCGTCCTGAGCAACTACTTCGACGGTGAGATCGACGACGTACGGCTCTGGGACCGGGTGGTCGATCCCGACATGGACCTGGCACCGATCGTGCAGCCGGTGCTGGTCGGTCAGTGGGACATGGAGGACGTCGACGAGGACGCGCCGCGCCAGCAGGGCGACTTGTCCCCCTTCCAACGGCCGGTCACCCTCACCGACGCGCCCTCGGCGACCTTCTGCCGGAACGAGGGTGCCGGACTCTCCACCGGCCTCTGCCTGGACGGGGTGAGCGGCACCGCGATGACGGACGGGCAGGTGCTGCGTACCGAGGGGTCGTGGACCGTCGCGGCCTGGGTGAAGCCGACGGCGTTCAACGGCTACCAGACCGTGCTGTCGCAGTGCGGTGTCTGGCGCTGCGCCTTCTATCTGCAACGGCAGAACAACGCGCCGGCGAGCTGGGCGATCGTCCTGCCGGACAACGACATGCCTGATCCCTACACGAACTACAACTTCGTCAAGTGGAGCGGTACCCCGGTGCTGAACGAGTGGGTGCACCTCGCCGCGACGTACGACTCGGCCAAGCGGGAGTTGAAGCTCTACGTCAACGGCGTGCTCGCCGGCACGAAGACCGGTCTTCCGCCCACCTGGGAGTCGACCGGACCGCTGAGGATCGGCTCGGCCGACCTGGGCAACTACGTCACGGGCTCCATCGACATGGTGCGGGTCTGGCAGGGCGTCCTCACCGACGCGGAGATCGTCGGCATCGCCGGCGAGGTGTGA
- a CDS encoding LamG domain-containing protein, translated as MAPSRTPARPWRGLGGALAATILVAAGVTSVPQVAAARQTTTGSAGTPTAGLSEPEAVAAARRSGRSVEVSRLRSESSRVMATPQGSLVLESYAAPQWTKGHDGSWRQIDTALRRSADGSVAPVATLADVSFSAGGSGAAVRLPVGGGQVSLSWPGVLPVPRVEGDTAVYESVLPEVDLRLRALTDGFTWVLVVRSARAAANPALGELRFKLETSGLSKRARSGGGFEVVDASGRPVLSAGSALMWDSSGTISPEQAAGSRGVSAFAVQEKRDVVRAAPDLARKAELSTGVQGSDLVIRPDLALLRGAGTTYPVVIDPWTTINKLRWGYAGSLNATRDDGVARVGADPSGGGTFRSFFAFNLSSLAGKTIRSAKFLTEMTHSWDCNNTPVNLYRTADLATSGKQTWDGPNLSLWLEERSGHAHKPSGGAGCSNDPQPDLPMEFVSTNLKNDVSAYRGDSNYTLALSTRQSDGTSETTSNWWKKFDPAATKLSIEYNTNPNTPSAAQLSTHASYTAPAQACITGTDRPLVRADYPWLKATLSDPDGSNGGTLSGVFTLQKQVNSVWTTVTGWPKTDSGVAPGAKAEVQLTTKTANGDIYRWQVQTKDTLGGVSGASTWCEFSSDFSPPTAKPQVTSADGLYLASPPLGTNLNVQGSPGYSGRFTFSANDAKDVYDYVYRFVGGPEITVRAPSLGGSVTVWATPPSIGENVLLVRSRDQAGNSTEEAEYPFLVDSPAGPRAHWAIDDGTGGSLVNTVAGGPSATLVNGPTWTDGQLLGTHKSRGKDWAVKFDGTDDHATATGVAVDTTRSYSIAAWVRPDADGLMEIAGATGTATDSFMLRKWGDNRWVFTVVEQDLGTSAFTNVYGPAAVKGQWTHVAGTYDPAGGRMRLYVNGKEVASANVPQTFNPGGRITLGRERWKSTDVAYWNGAIGEVRLWDRVVDPDLDLQPLVEPVLAGRWDMEDGDSTTRLEPDLSGYQRSLALTASPTADWAYGTGYNFSTGLTVNGYPGSADTAGPVLRTDQSFTVAAWVKATKVEHQTILAQDGASRSAFYLMYDVDTSKWCITMPSVDVGTAEWQFVLSQNLAQLDTWTHVAATYDAASRELRLYVNGALQGVRANTVGWQGSSVLHVGRAKNSFFLNGGTVDQIQVWQGRLSDDRILGLMAEG; from the coding sequence ATGGCACCTTCACGTACCCCGGCCCGCCCGTGGCGCGGGCTGGGCGGAGCACTGGCGGCGACGATCCTCGTCGCGGCCGGCGTCACCTCCGTCCCACAGGTCGCGGCCGCGCGACAGACCACCACCGGCTCGGCCGGCACGCCCACTGCCGGGTTGTCGGAGCCGGAGGCGGTCGCCGCGGCACGGCGGTCGGGACGGTCGGTGGAAGTCTCCCGGCTCAGGTCGGAGTCGTCCCGGGTGATGGCCACCCCACAGGGCTCCCTGGTGCTGGAGTCCTACGCCGCGCCGCAGTGGACGAAGGGCCACGACGGATCCTGGCGGCAGATCGACACCGCCCTGCGCCGCAGCGCCGACGGGTCCGTGGCGCCGGTGGCGACGTTGGCGGATGTGTCGTTCTCGGCGGGTGGTTCGGGTGCGGCGGTGCGGTTGCCGGTCGGTGGTGGTCAGGTGTCGCTGTCGTGGCCGGGTGTGTTGCCGGTGCCGCGGGTGGAGGGTGACACGGCGGTCTACGAGTCGGTGCTGCCGGAGGTGGATCTGCGGTTGCGGGCGTTGACTGACGGTTTTACCTGGGTGTTGGTGGTGAGGTCCGCTCGGGCGGCGGCGAACCCGGCGTTGGGTGAGTTGCGGTTCAAGCTGGAGACGTCCGGGTTGTCGAAGCGGGCCCGTTCCGGTGGCGGCTTCGAGGTGGTGGACGCCTCCGGTCGGCCGGTGCTCTCCGCGGGCAGCGCCCTGATGTGGGACTCGTCGGGGACCATCTCGCCGGAGCAGGCGGCCGGGAGCCGGGGCGTCTCCGCGTTCGCCGTGCAGGAGAAGCGCGACGTCGTCCGGGCGGCACCGGATCTGGCGCGCAAGGCCGAACTCTCCACCGGCGTGCAGGGCTCGGACCTGGTGATCCGTCCCGATCTCGCGCTGCTGCGGGGGGCGGGGACCACGTACCCGGTGGTGATCGACCCGTGGACGACGATCAACAAGCTCCGGTGGGGTTACGCGGGATCGCTGAACGCCACCCGCGATGACGGGGTCGCCCGGGTCGGGGCGGATCCGAGCGGTGGCGGCACCTTCCGGTCGTTCTTCGCGTTCAACCTGTCGAGCCTGGCGGGCAAGACGATCCGGTCGGCGAAGTTCCTCACCGAGATGACCCACTCGTGGGACTGCAACAACACCCCGGTCAACCTGTACCGCACGGCGGATCTGGCCACGTCGGGGAAGCAGACCTGGGACGGCCCGAACCTGTCCCTGTGGTTGGAGGAGCGGTCCGGTCACGCCCACAAGCCGTCGGGTGGCGCGGGATGCAGCAATGACCCTCAGCCCGACCTGCCGATGGAATTCGTCAGCACGAATCTCAAGAACGACGTCAGCGCCTACCGGGGCGACAGCAATTACACCCTCGCGCTGTCGACCCGGCAGTCCGACGGCACGTCCGAGACGACGTCGAACTGGTGGAAGAAGTTCGACCCGGCGGCCACGAAGCTGTCGATCGAGTACAACACCAATCCCAACACGCCTTCAGCGGCGCAGTTGTCGACCCACGCCAGCTACACCGCGCCGGCGCAGGCGTGCATCACCGGTACGGACCGACCGCTGGTCCGCGCGGACTACCCGTGGCTCAAGGCGACCCTGTCCGACCCGGACGGCAGCAACGGCGGCACCCTCTCCGGCGTGTTCACCCTGCAGAAGCAGGTGAACTCGGTCTGGACCACGGTGACCGGTTGGCCCAAGACCGACTCCGGAGTGGCCCCCGGCGCGAAGGCCGAGGTGCAGCTGACCACCAAGACCGCCAACGGGGACATCTACCGGTGGCAGGTGCAGACCAAGGACACCCTGGGTGGGGTGTCCGGAGCGTCGACCTGGTGCGAGTTCTCCTCCGACTTCTCACCGCCCACGGCGAAACCGCAGGTCACCTCGGCCGACGGGCTCTACCTGGCGTCGCCGCCGCTGGGCACCAACCTGAACGTGCAGGGCTCGCCCGGCTACTCCGGCAGGTTCACCTTCTCCGCCAACGACGCGAAGGACGTGTACGACTACGTCTACCGGTTCGTCGGTGGACCGGAGATCACCGTCCGGGCACCGTCGCTCGGTGGCTCGGTGACGGTCTGGGCGACTCCGCCCTCGATCGGCGAGAACGTCCTCCTGGTACGCAGCCGCGACCAGGCCGGCAACTCCACCGAGGAGGCCGAATACCCGTTCCTGGTCGACAGTCCCGCCGGCCCCAGGGCGCACTGGGCCATCGATGACGGCACCGGTGGCAGCCTCGTGAACACCGTCGCCGGCGGCCCGTCGGCGACCCTCGTCAACGGTCCCACCTGGACCGACGGGCAGCTGCTCGGCACCCACAAGAGCCGGGGCAAGGACTGGGCGGTGAAGTTCGACGGCACCGACGACCACGCCACCGCCACCGGTGTCGCCGTCGACACCACCCGCAGCTACTCCATCGCCGCCTGGGTCCGCCCGGATGCCGACGGACTCATGGAGATCGCCGGTGCCACCGGCACCGCGACGGACTCCTTCATGCTGCGCAAGTGGGGGGACAACAGATGGGTCTTCACCGTCGTCGAGCAGGACCTCGGCACCTCCGCCTTCACCAACGTCTACGGGCCCGCGGCGGTCAAGGGACAGTGGACGCACGTCGCCGGGACGTACGACCCGGCCGGCGGGAGGATGCGGCTCTACGTCAACGGCAAGGAGGTCGCCTCCGCCAACGTCCCGCAGACCTTCAACCCGGGTGGCCGGATCACCCTCGGCCGCGAGCGGTGGAAGAGCACCGATGTCGCGTACTGGAACGGGGCGATCGGTGAGGTCCGGCTCTGGGACCGGGTCGTCGACCCGGACCTCGACCTACAGCCGCTGGTCGAGCCGGTGCTGGCGGGCCGGTGGGACATGGAGGACGGTGACTCCACGACCCGGCTGGAGCCGGACCTCTCCGGCTACCAGCGCTCGCTCGCCCTCACCGCGTCACCCACGGCGGACTGGGCGTACGGGACGGGCTACAACTTCAGCACCGGACTGACCGTGAACGGCTACCCGGGCTCCGCCGACACGGCGGGACCGGTCCTCCGTACCGACCAGTCCTTCACCGTCGCGGCCTGGGTGAAGGCCACCAAGGTCGAACACCAGACGATCCTGGCCCAGGACGGAGCCAGTCGCTCCGCGTTCTATCTGATGTACGACGTCGACACCAGTAAGTGGTGCATCACGATGCCATCGGTCGACGTCGGCACGGCGGAGTGGCAGTTCGTCCTCTCCCAGAACCTGGCCCAGCTGGACACCTGGACCCACGTGGCCGCCACGTACGACGCGGCCAGCCGGGAACTGCGCCTCTACGTCAACGGTGCGCTCCAGGGCGTACGCGCGAACACCGTCGGCTGGCAGGGCTCGTCCGTGCTGCACGTCGGTCGGGCCAAGAACTCCTTCTTCCTCAACGGCGGGACCGTCGACCAGATCCAGGTCTGGCAGGGGCGGCTCTCCGACGACCGGATCCTCGGCCTGATGGCGGAGGGCTGA
- a CDS encoding PadR family transcriptional regulator produces the protein MVSEELLRTHLQELRRGTVVVASLVALRRPDYGYALLQRLTAHGFPVDANTLYPLLRRLAEQGLLTSEWNTEESRPRKFYRTSADGEQVLRHLLDDLAAVQTSVTGLIEGADR, from the coding sequence ATGGTCAGCGAGGAGCTTCTCCGAACCCACCTCCAGGAACTGCGCCGCGGCACCGTGGTCGTGGCCAGCCTGGTGGCCCTCCGCCGGCCCGACTACGGCTACGCGCTGCTGCAGCGCCTCACCGCGCACGGCTTCCCGGTCGACGCGAACACCCTCTATCCGCTGCTGCGCCGACTGGCGGAGCAGGGGCTGCTGACCAGCGAGTGGAACACCGAGGAGAGCCGGCCGCGCAAGTTCTACCGGACCAGTGCCGACGGCGAGCAGGTGCTGCGCCACCTCCTCGACGACCTCGCCGCCGTGCAGACCTCCGTGACCGGACTGATCGAAGGAGCGGACCGATGA